In Ailuropoda melanoleuca isolate Jingjing chromosome 11, ASM200744v2, whole genome shotgun sequence, a genomic segment contains:
- the TRMT10A gene encoding tRNA methyltransferase 10 homolog A isoform X1 yields the protein MKSFFQRHQIMSSEMLPAFIESSNVERKQSLSEDQEKSQKPRLGEGFEPISKRQMKKLIKQKQWEEQRELRKQKRKEKRKRKQLERQCQLESNSDGNDRKRIRRDVVHSTLRLIIDCSFDSLMVLKDIKKLHKQIQRCYAENRRALHPVQFYLTSHGGQLKKNMDENDKGWVNWKDIHIKPEHYSEFIKKEDLIYLTSDSPNVLKELDESKAYVIGGLVDHNHHKGLTYKQASDHGIGHAQLPLGNFVKMNSRKVLAINHVFEIILEYLETRDWQEAFFTILPQRKGAVPTDKACESSSHDKKSARVEDGLDSDSSEEENSRNEPESPHEEEKQDKENSNESTVNSIPH from the exons ATGAAGAGT ttttttcagAGGCATCAGATAATGTCCTCTGAAATGTTGCCAGCATTTATTGAGTCTTCTAATgttgaaagaaagcaaagcttAAGTGAAGATCAAGAGAAGAGCCAGAAGCCAAGATTAGGTGAAGGGTTTGAACCAATATCCAAACGACAAATGAAGAAGCTAATTAAACAGAAGCAATGGGAAGAACAACGAGAACTCCGcaa ACAAAAGCGGAAGGAAAAACgcaaaagaaaacaattagaacGACAATGTCAACTGGAATCAAACTCAGATGGAAACGACAGAAAACGTATTCGAAGAGATGTTGTTCACAGCACACTCCGCCTTATCATTGACTGCAGTTTTGACAGCTTGATGGTATTAAAG GACATTAAGAAGCTTCATAAGCAGATTCAGCGATGTTATGCAGAAAATCGACGAGCGCTGCATCCCGTGCAG TTTTACTTGACAAGCCATGGAGGCCAGTTGAAAAAGAACATGGATGAAAATGACAAAGGATGGGTCAACTGgaag GATATCCACATCAAACCAGAGCATTATAGTGAATTCATAAAGAAAGAAGACCTGATTTACCTAACATCAGACTCACCTAATGTACTGAAGGAATTAGATGAATCAAAGGCCTATGTGATTGGAGGGCTGGTAGACCACAACCATCACAAG GGACTCACATATAAACAAGCATCAGATCATGGAATTGGTCATGCACAGCTCCCCCTTGGAAATTTTGTGAAGATGAATAGTAGAAAAGTTTTGGCAATTAATCATG TGTTTGAGATTATTCTGGAATATCTGGAAACCAGAGACTGGCAAGAAGCATTTTTTACTATCTTACCCCAACGGAAAGGAGCTGTTCCCACAGACAAAGCCTGTGAAAGTTCTTCACATGACAAGAAATCTGCCAGGGTGGAAGACGGATTGGACAGTGATTCCAGTGAGGAAGAAAATAGCAGAAATGAACCAGAATCAccacatgaagaagaaaaacaagataaagaaaatagcaaTGAATCTACAGTGAACTCTATACCACACTAG
- the TRMT10A gene encoding tRNA methyltransferase 10 homolog A isoform X2, with protein sequence MSSEMLPAFIESSNVERKQSLSEDQEKSQKPRLGEGFEPISKRQMKKLIKQKQWEEQRELRKQKRKEKRKRKQLERQCQLESNSDGNDRKRIRRDVVHSTLRLIIDCSFDSLMVLKDIKKLHKQIQRCYAENRRALHPVQFYLTSHGGQLKKNMDENDKGWVNWKDIHIKPEHYSEFIKKEDLIYLTSDSPNVLKELDESKAYVIGGLVDHNHHKGLTYKQASDHGIGHAQLPLGNFVKMNSRKVLAINHVFEIILEYLETRDWQEAFFTILPQRKGAVPTDKACESSSHDKKSARVEDGLDSDSSEEENSRNEPESPHEEEKQDKENSNESTVNSIPH encoded by the exons ATGTCCTCTGAAATGTTGCCAGCATTTATTGAGTCTTCTAATgttgaaagaaagcaaagcttAAGTGAAGATCAAGAGAAGAGCCAGAAGCCAAGATTAGGTGAAGGGTTTGAACCAATATCCAAACGACAAATGAAGAAGCTAATTAAACAGAAGCAATGGGAAGAACAACGAGAACTCCGcaa ACAAAAGCGGAAGGAAAAACgcaaaagaaaacaattagaacGACAATGTCAACTGGAATCAAACTCAGATGGAAACGACAGAAAACGTATTCGAAGAGATGTTGTTCACAGCACACTCCGCCTTATCATTGACTGCAGTTTTGACAGCTTGATGGTATTAAAG GACATTAAGAAGCTTCATAAGCAGATTCAGCGATGTTATGCAGAAAATCGACGAGCGCTGCATCCCGTGCAG TTTTACTTGACAAGCCATGGAGGCCAGTTGAAAAAGAACATGGATGAAAATGACAAAGGATGGGTCAACTGgaag GATATCCACATCAAACCAGAGCATTATAGTGAATTCATAAAGAAAGAAGACCTGATTTACCTAACATCAGACTCACCTAATGTACTGAAGGAATTAGATGAATCAAAGGCCTATGTGATTGGAGGGCTGGTAGACCACAACCATCACAAG GGACTCACATATAAACAAGCATCAGATCATGGAATTGGTCATGCACAGCTCCCCCTTGGAAATTTTGTGAAGATGAATAGTAGAAAAGTTTTGGCAATTAATCATG TGTTTGAGATTATTCTGGAATATCTGGAAACCAGAGACTGGCAAGAAGCATTTTTTACTATCTTACCCCAACGGAAAGGAGCTGTTCCCACAGACAAAGCCTGTGAAAGTTCTTCACATGACAAGAAATCTGCCAGGGTGGAAGACGGATTGGACAGTGATTCCAGTGAGGAAGAAAATAGCAGAAATGAACCAGAATCAccacatgaagaagaaaaacaagataaagaaaatagcaaTGAATCTACAGTGAACTCTATACCACACTAG
- the TRMT10A gene encoding tRNA methyltransferase 10 homolog A isoform X3 produces the protein MLLASIVNWMLKPYLFPSWWIYATLFLTQNLLQKRKEKRKRKQLERQCQLESNSDGNDRKRIRRDVVHSTLRLIIDCSFDSLMVLKDIKKLHKQIQRCYAENRRALHPVQFYLTSHGGQLKKNMDENDKGWVNWKDIHIKPEHYSEFIKKEDLIYLTSDSPNVLKELDESKAYVIGGLVDHNHHKGLTYKQASDHGIGHAQLPLGNFVKMNSRKVLAINHVFEIILEYLETRDWQEAFFTILPQRKGAVPTDKACESSSHDKKSARVEDGLDSDSSEEENSRNEPESPHEEEKQDKENSNESTVNSIPH, from the exons ATGTTGTTAGCCAGCATTGTCAACTGGATGTTAAAACCGTATTTGTTTCCGTCTTGGTGGATTTACGCTACGCTTTTTCTCACCCAGAACCTATT ACAAAAGCGGAAGGAAAAACgcaaaagaaaacaattagaacGACAATGTCAACTGGAATCAAACTCAGATGGAAACGACAGAAAACGTATTCGAAGAGATGTTGTTCACAGCACACTCCGCCTTATCATTGACTGCAGTTTTGACAGCTTGATGGTATTAAAG GACATTAAGAAGCTTCATAAGCAGATTCAGCGATGTTATGCAGAAAATCGACGAGCGCTGCATCCCGTGCAG TTTTACTTGACAAGCCATGGAGGCCAGTTGAAAAAGAACATGGATGAAAATGACAAAGGATGGGTCAACTGgaag GATATCCACATCAAACCAGAGCATTATAGTGAATTCATAAAGAAAGAAGACCTGATTTACCTAACATCAGACTCACCTAATGTACTGAAGGAATTAGATGAATCAAAGGCCTATGTGATTGGAGGGCTGGTAGACCACAACCATCACAAG GGACTCACATATAAACAAGCATCAGATCATGGAATTGGTCATGCACAGCTCCCCCTTGGAAATTTTGTGAAGATGAATAGTAGAAAAGTTTTGGCAATTAATCATG TGTTTGAGATTATTCTGGAATATCTGGAAACCAGAGACTGGCAAGAAGCATTTTTTACTATCTTACCCCAACGGAAAGGAGCTGTTCCCACAGACAAAGCCTGTGAAAGTTCTTCACATGACAAGAAATCTGCCAGGGTGGAAGACGGATTGGACAGTGATTCCAGTGAGGAAGAAAATAGCAGAAATGAACCAGAATCAccacatgaagaagaaaaacaagataaagaaaatagcaaTGAATCTACAGTGAACTCTATACCACACTAG